ttttacaaaacctcacacaattaataatatattaaacagttattgagtatttgtattctacaattatcgtcggtatgttactaccttgcgaggagtaacatgaccacaagtcgggttgacagtaccgtgggtggtaattgaatagatggaattgcgcgaccgccctcaatactgtacaatggttttttatttaacttgattaaactgggattcactcaccagtatttcccactgacaaaatatttttaaacgcgtttcaggtaacaaaatgtgaaagtcaaatagaagccagctggacagcactgaagacTCGGAAAAGTGgatataaagttacctaaaataaagagatgttttatttaaataaaatagggtttatccctatgaaaatgtgtgtacttgaaacttgggattCTCCCacgtgtttaatgttataaaagtatggtattttactctgataaaatattgccttactacggtcctgatgaaattttccgctgccaaaatggataAAAACAGATACCACCGAAATTGGCCGCGACCGCCCATTCCCgggttgttaggggacgggggttgcgacacaaAGGACTAAAAAGAAAAATATCTTTATGTTGTAGTAACCCAAAAATGATAGGATGTGATAGTTCCTACTATTATAGAAAGATAAGAAGAATTTAGTTATCAGATAAAAGAATTTCTAGATTTAAAATTGATTAGAGCTAGTCATAGCCCACACAGCTCTCTTGCCTTCTTGGAAAGAAAACAGGCTGAGATTGTAAGAGGTAACCTAAAATGGTAATAAACTATAAAAAACTAAATGATAATACTGTTTTTGATGGGTATTTGCTTCATaaagaaagtttaataaattggACTAGAAAAAAAAAAGCTATTTTAAAAAATTGATTGCAAAAGTGGATTTTGGCAAACAAAAATGCATCTTGATAGCATTGCATACACAATATTTTTTACTCCTCAATGGCAATAAGAATGACTTGTAATGCCTTTTGGGTTGAAAAATGCTCCTCAAATATTTCAAAGAAAAATTGATATTATATTTAGAAATTATGActttatttttgtatatatagATGCTATTTTAGTCTTATTAGATGATATTAATTCACATTTAAAACATCTTGATACTTTTATAGACTTATGTATAAAATATGGATATAGCTCTTTCAGAAAGAAAAAACTAGTTTATTACAGGAAAACATAGATTTTATAAGAATGAAGATAAGATGGTAGCTATGTTATGAACATATGAGATGGATGTTCTGAACTTGTGGATTCCTTTTGATCCTTAAGAGTAATCGGGGTTATCTTGTTGGCAAACTAGTCAATCGAACATGATGTGTATCATCTACCGAAGAAGATGTAGAAGCCATCCTTTTCTTACGCTTTTGTCAGTTAGCTCAAACAATTTTTTGTAGATCCAGTGGCTTGGATGTTAATGTATTCAgggaattttgaatttttgacgATTTTTGGCTCCTCATCATCTAGATCATTCATTCTTCTATTGATCATACTGTTCAAAAGTGGTAATTCTAAAAAACACCATgttcatatttttttatttcttaattATAGTTCCATGGAGAATTTTGAACCGTTTAAAATCCTTGTGCAAAACCCACAATTTGTTCAAGTTGAACTTGAGAAGTAAAGTATATAAGACAAGCCAACAAGTAAAGGCATCAAATTGTAAAGAGGAACTGCTTTATCCATTTCAAATGTTTTATTACGATGACCATAACTAATTATTGCAAGTGCGTACTTCCATTACAAAAATCTTAAGCAAGACTGCTCTTAGGAAGGATATGTTGTAAAAAGTCATATAATTACATAACTACAAGCCGACCAAGAGTAGATAGAGACTAGCTAGTTCATGTTGAACTTGAGAAGTAAATAAAAGTAATGACATAAACTTAATTATGAAACATGAATAAATCACATGAGGAACTGATTTATCTATTTCAAAATTCTAATTATGCTGAAATATACATGGCTGCAATTGCACACTTTCATCACAAAAATCTAAAGCATGAATGATTTTAGCAAGTAGTACAATTTTAAAGCAAAAATTTAGCGATAAAGAACATTTAGTAGACACGcccttgttttgattaaacttcTAAACATGCACTCCAAACCATTCTCCATTTCTTGAAAAAGGCTCACCATGTCGTCATTCGAAATTTCAAGCTGATCGTTTCTATCTGTGCTTCCCTTTCGAATAATTTTTTGTACAAGTGACCACCTTGATGACTTTGGCTTTGCAACAGATCCAGAcaagaacaacaacaatgattTGTATACAGATGATCTAACAACTCCAACATCCCTTACTACTTTAATAGCAGATAAGAGGTGTCGGTCCATATCTATGGGTCTTATTCCTCCTATCTTCTCGTCGATTTGCTTCAAAGATGTCATAGCGTTCTTTGCATCTTTCTTCAGGTTCTTGATAAATGAAGTGGTTAAGCTTACATCTCCTTTTCTCCTTCTCATGGCTGACTGAACAACTCTAGCATTTTCTTTGACTTGTGAGACCAAGTCTCTAGTAGAGCCACATATATCCATAAGACTTATGGATTTATCCAACAACTCATTGACCAATTCTGTGCATTGGTTATGAGTAAGGGCTTGTTGGGTCTGTGGCAAACTGAGAACACTGTCAACACAGTCATACAATACTTGGAGCTTCGTTAGCGCACTGCAGATGGTATCTGCAGTAGGAACAGGCGAGACAGACGCCTCCCATGTTCTGAATTTTTTGATCTCCTCTTGAGCCTGAACAATGACCGGGTGTAATCTGGTTGGCAAACTAGTTGTTCGGACATGATGTGTATCTTCTGCTGAAGAAGTTGTAGAAGCCATTGTTTTCTTTGCCTTTTGTAAAATGACTCAAAAGTTTTGTGATGGTAGATGTGGATCCAATGGCTTGTATATATATCAAGTGGAGAGAGAGGGAATCAATCACACAATGTGAAGCCAACATGTGCCTTTCCTGAGAAAGAGTTGACCCTCCTTGCCAACTAGGCAACAATGGCTCctaattttgttttatttgacACTTATCTGATAGATGCCATTATCTCAAAGTATTGTCTCAATTATGAGTTACAAAGTTTGTTTCTGGTGCGATATCTAGTTAAATTATTGGTTTGGAAGGATTTGCAAAATCAAAGGCAGAACATATTAGCTGTTTAATCATTGTGATGGCCCAGCTTTGAAATCCAAATAAATTATGGATATTGGGAAATTAAAAACATATCTAGAAACATTAACTTATAATATGTACATTATTTTGTTGTTATATCATTTGTTCACATATATAACTTTAAGCATGGTATTATGTCATATTGAAAAGCTACATGAAGTGTTTCTCATATGAACTTTAACTCTAATGTTTACCAAAAGGCAATTTAGTCTAGATGGTGACCTGGTATGACCTCTTTCTAGAGCTAGATTGTAGGAAGTGGGAGGTTTAACACatagaaaaacacaaaaaaccaTGTGGACATACGAAATTCTAGGATTTCTTTAATCAGTTCGAATAATGATATAAATGGCATATGACGTTTTAAGGTTCTTGGCCGGTTCGCTGTAAGCGAGACACGTGGGAAGATGAATTTAT
This is a stretch of genomic DNA from Helianthus annuus cultivar XRQ/B chromosome 16, HanXRQr2.0-SUNRISE, whole genome shotgun sequence. It encodes these proteins:
- the LOC110920400 gene encoding uncharacterized protein LOC110920400, encoding MASTTSSAEDTHHVRTTSLPTRLHPVIVQAQEEIKKFRTWEASVSPVPTADTICSALTKLQVLYDCVDSVLSLPQTQQALTHNQCTELVNELLDKSISLMDICGSTRDLVSQVKENARVVQSAMRRRKGDVSLTTSFIKNLKKDAKNAMTSLKQIDEKIGGIRPIDMDRHLLSAIKVVRDVGVVRSSVYKSLLLFLSGSVAKPKSSRWSLVQKIIRKGSTDRNDQLEISNDDMVSLFQEMENGLECMFRSLIKTRACLLNVLYR